A window of the Radiobacillus deserti genome harbors these coding sequences:
- the spoIIP gene encoding stage II sporulation protein P, translating to MSNDKDLFDLIKDTYPQHPSHDFISSTEYKLKQKARSMKRRRMVKKLTLFSGGFFLCTVAVSWLFIFGGKELVTEVLNALGEESLSTSFDNKEPLIYIYHSHNTESFLPELNVENPSKAQHDKKNITLVGQRLKQALKDKNIKSIHNTTDVNKLLDERGWSFYRSYEISREKLKDDLDKNKSIKMVLDIHRDVTKKDVTTIKLEGVSYAKVLFVVSGSTSNFEENKDFATKLHNKLQEKYPGISRGVIEKQGKSQSTYNQDLLDNSVILIIGGVENTLKEENRTADVLAEIIKEVLDSNGNS from the coding sequence ATGTCAAATGACAAAGATTTGTTTGATCTGATTAAGGATACCTATCCTCAACATCCTAGCCATGATTTTATTTCTTCAACTGAATATAAACTTAAGCAAAAGGCAAGAAGTATGAAAAGAAGAAGAATGGTTAAAAAATTAACTCTATTCTCGGGTGGGTTTTTCTTATGTACTGTCGCTGTGTCATGGTTATTCATTTTTGGTGGTAAAGAGCTAGTTACTGAGGTTCTTAATGCACTAGGGGAAGAATCATTATCTACATCGTTTGATAACAAAGAACCACTTATATATATATATCATTCTCACAACACTGAATCATTTTTGCCAGAACTCAATGTAGAAAATCCCAGTAAAGCACAACACGATAAAAAAAATATTACACTGGTAGGACAAAGGCTGAAACAGGCGTTAAAAGACAAAAATATCAAATCTATTCACAACACCACAGATGTAAATAAATTATTAGATGAAAGAGGATGGTCATTTTATAGATCATATGAAATATCAAGAGAAAAATTAAAAGATGACTTAGATAAAAACAAGAGTATTAAAATGGTGCTTGATATACACAGAGATGTAACTAAAAAGGATGTTACAACCATAAAGTTGGAAGGAGTAAGTTATGCAAAGGTTTTGTTTGTAGTATCAGGGTCTACAAGCAACTTCGAAGAAAACAAGGATTTCGCGACTAAACTTCATAATAAGCTACAAGAAAAATACCCAGGTATTTCAAGGGGAGTCATTGAAAAGCAAGGGAAATCACAAAGTACCTACAATCAAGACCTTTTAGATAACTCGGTGATATTGATTATTGGTGGAGTGGAAAATACATTAAAAGAAGAAAATAGAACAGCAGATGTATTAGCAGAAATAATAAAAGAGGTTCTTGATTCTAACGGGAATAGTTAA
- a CDS encoding SRPBCC domain-containing protein: MSKTKIVAEKGAQNVVISREFNSPRELVFNTYTDPTTVPEWWGPKRYKTTVDRMDVKKGGIWRFIHRDVEGNEYAFNGVYHEVNSPERIINTFEVEGYPEFIGLVTINLEKMPGGKTKFIENTVYQSVEGRDGMIKAGMSEGAIELLDRLEELLDSIQNV; this comes from the coding sequence ATGTCAAAGACTAAAATTGTAGCTGAAAAAGGGGCGCAAAATGTTGTGATTTCCCGCGAATTTAATTCACCTCGAGAACTGGTATTCAATACTTATACAGATCCAACAACTGTTCCAGAGTGGTGGGGACCTAAACGATATAAGACAACAGTGGATAGGATGGACGTAAAAAAAGGAGGAATCTGGCGATTTATTCATCGTGATGTGGAAGGGAACGAATATGCATTCAATGGCGTTTATCATGAAGTCAATTCACCTGAAAGGATCATCAATACCTTTGAAGTTGAAGGATATCCTGAGTTTATCGGGCTTGTCACAATCAACTTAGAAAAAATGCCTGGTGGCAAGACGAAGTTCATTGAAAATACGGTATATCAATCAGTAGAAGGCCGGGATGGCATGATAAAAGCTGGAATGTCTGAAGGAGCAATTGAGCTTTTGGATCGGCTTGAAGAATTGCTAGATAGTATCCAGAACGTTTGA
- a CDS encoding GNAT family N-acetyltransferase, whose translation MVKIMKANESHVEGISSVCIRGYWATYGETHSKEWIERVIEEFYNHERILREVTEFNRDWGGYFVAVENGKVVGAAGGGMIGEEVGELFVIYIDPIRRNEGIGTKLLDAVTKQQKEEYGAKEQWVSVQKGNMKGIPFYEAKGFKFQYENVPEEYPTYIKLRHSRKI comes from the coding sequence ATGGTGAAAATTATGAAGGCTAATGAAAGCCATGTGGAAGGAATTTCAAGCGTATGTATTAGGGGATATTGGGCGACATATGGGGAAACACACTCAAAAGAATGGATTGAAAGAGTGATAGAAGAATTTTATAATCACGAGAGAATTTTAAGAGAAGTAACAGAATTTAATCGTGATTGGGGTGGATATTTTGTAGCCGTTGAGAACGGAAAAGTAGTTGGTGCGGCTGGCGGGGGAATGATAGGTGAAGAGGTCGGAGAATTATTCGTTATATACATTGATCCTATAAGAAGAAATGAAGGGATTGGCACGAAACTATTAGATGCTGTTACGAAACAACAGAAAGAAGAGTATGGAGCCAAAGAGCAATGGGTGTCTGTTCAAAAAGGAAATATGAAAGGAATTCCATTTTATGAAGCCAAAGGTTTCAAATTTCAATATGAAAACGTTCCAGAAGAATATCCAACGTATATTAAATTAAGACATTCTAGAAAGATATGA
- a CDS encoding ArsR/SmtB family transcription factor, whose translation MNAATFSALAEPNRVNILELLRDIGELTVGEIAQRLELRMPQSSKHLHVLAKAGLVNVKADANRRIYSIRQEPFEEMDQWFESFIRDKEEQFNRFEELLMKKQTNENRNE comes from the coding sequence ATGAATGCGGCAACTTTTAGTGCTCTGGCTGAACCCAATCGAGTGAACATTCTCGAATTGCTAAGAGATATCGGAGAGTTAACAGTTGGGGAAATTGCGCAAAGGCTAGAACTCAGGATGCCACAATCTTCTAAGCATCTGCATGTTCTAGCTAAAGCAGGTCTTGTCAACGTGAAGGCTGATGCAAATCGACGAATTTACTCCATTCGTCAAGAACCGTTTGAAGAAATGGATCAATGGTTTGAATCTTTCATCAGAGATAAAGAAGAACAATTTAATCGATTTGAAGAACTTCTTATGAAGAAACAGACTAATGAAAACCGCAACGAATGA
- a CDS encoding VOC family protein: MIKTYQKFVPHLWFDKEAHEAAEFYASIFPESRITNVTTLKETPSGDSDLISFELWGQEFMAINAGPSFKFNPSVSFMVQFDPLREKDASKRLDKVWNKLSEGGTVLAPLDKNPFSEKYGWIQDKYGLSWQLMLTSPEDGERPKIMPSLMFAGDQLGKAEEAILFYMSVFKNSKQGLIARYPQGMELEKEGTIMFSDFMLENQWFAAMDGARDHKFNFIEAISFMVKCETQAEIDYYWDKLSAVPESEQCGWLKDMYGVSWQIVPKEKDEMMSNNSTQEQISRVTQATLNMKKLDLKELQKAYKG; the protein is encoded by the coding sequence ATGATAAAAACTTATCAAAAATTTGTTCCGCATTTATGGTTTGACAAGGAAGCTCATGAAGCAGCAGAGTTCTATGCTTCCATTTTCCCTGAATCAAGAATTACGAATGTTACAACACTCAAGGAAACGCCATCGGGCGACTCTGATTTAATTTCTTTTGAGTTGTGGGGACAGGAGTTCATGGCAATCAACGCAGGGCCCTCTTTTAAATTTAATCCGTCGGTTTCTTTCATGGTTCAATTTGATCCATTACGAGAAAAAGATGCGAGTAAAAGGTTAGATAAAGTTTGGAACAAATTATCAGAAGGTGGAACAGTGTTAGCGCCACTTGATAAGAACCCATTTAGTGAGAAGTATGGTTGGATTCAAGATAAGTATGGTTTATCATGGCAGTTAATGCTTACCAGTCCTGAAGATGGAGAACGACCTAAGATAATGCCGTCGTTAATGTTTGCCGGTGATCAACTCGGTAAAGCGGAAGAAGCGATTCTTTTTTATATGTCCGTATTTAAGAACTCCAAGCAGGGTCTGATTGCGCGCTACCCTCAAGGCATGGAGCTTGAAAAAGAAGGAACAATCATGTTTTCTGATTTCATGCTTGAAAATCAGTGGTTTGCCGCTATGGATGGTGCAAGAGATCATAAATTCAATTTCATTGAGGCTATTTCTTTTATGGTAAAATGCGAAACACAAGCTGAGATTGATTACTACTGGGATAAGTTGTCCGCGGTTCCTGAATCCGAACAATGCGGCTGGCTAAAAGACATGTATGGAGTATCCTGGCAGATCGTACCGAAAGAAAAGGACGAGATGATGAGCAACAATAGTACACAGGAGCAAATTTCACGTGTTACTCAGGCAACTCTTAATATGAAGAAACTTGATCTTAAGGAGTTACAGAAAGCATACAAGGGATAA
- a CDS encoding RNA polymerase sigma factor → MKDFDNLESNIIAIYNNHYANVYRFLICFSGNQNDAEDLTQEVFIRVLKNLSNFNDGNNLKTWIFSIAKHVAVDHYRKKRFTSIFKDSFFNQLKSIELNPEELMEQSEMKKVVHEAISKLKPNHRIIVILRGINEFSIKETSEILKCSESKVKVDYHRALKELRRKLNIFEGEVIRNVK, encoded by the coding sequence TTGAAAGATTTTGATAACCTCGAATCCAATATCATTGCTATCTACAATAACCATTATGCCAATGTTTATAGGTTTTTAATTTGTTTTTCAGGAAATCAGAATGATGCAGAGGATTTAACCCAAGAAGTATTTATCCGCGTACTAAAAAATCTATCAAACTTTAATGACGGAAATAATCTAAAAACATGGATTTTCTCCATAGCAAAACACGTAGCAGTTGACCATTATAGAAAGAAAAGATTCACATCTATTTTTAAAGACAGTTTTTTTAATCAGCTAAAATCAATTGAACTGAACCCTGAAGAATTGATGGAACAAAGTGAAATGAAAAAGGTTGTGCATGAAGCGATTTCTAAATTAAAACCTAATCATAGAATTATTGTCATACTACGAGGTATAAATGAATTTTCAATTAAAGAAACATCTGAAATCTTGAAATGTAGTGAATCCAAGGTGAAAGTAGATTACCACCGAGCTTTAAAAGAATTGAGAAGAAAATTAAATATTTTTGAAGGGGAGGTAATAAGAAATGTCAAATGA
- the istB gene encoding IS21-like element helper ATPase IstB — MTQSKVLQDLLRSLRLTEAANELPSFLKKAETSNMSYQSFLQEVMSYEQKRREDKVIERRMKWASFPFNKTLLDFTLKEQPSLSKRQFNQLIELNWIDQLYNLILLGPPGTGKTHLAVGLGIQAILEGYKVMFISMGDLIHVLKTEEITRKSQIRLKRLRDSNLVIIDDLMFMAMDQREANLFFHLINDLYNSASIVLTSNKGPSDWGELLGDPAITTAVLDRIVHRAEVVQLSGESYRMKNRTSIF; from the coding sequence ATGACTCAATCTAAGGTATTGCAAGATTTATTACGATCGTTGCGTTTAACAGAAGCAGCTAATGAATTACCATCGTTCCTGAAAAAAGCAGAAACAAGTAATATGTCATATCAATCTTTTTTACAAGAGGTAATGAGCTATGAACAGAAACGAAGAGAAGACAAAGTAATAGAAAGAAGGATGAAATGGGCTTCATTCCCTTTTAACAAAACACTTTTAGATTTTACTCTTAAAGAGCAACCATCACTGAGCAAACGTCAATTTAATCAATTAATTGAGTTAAATTGGATTGATCAACTTTATAATTTGATTTTATTAGGACCGCCAGGTACGGGTAAAACTCACCTGGCGGTAGGATTAGGAATTCAAGCAATACTTGAGGGTTACAAAGTTATGTTTATTTCTATGGGCGACTTGATCCATGTATTAAAAACAGAAGAAATTACTAGAAAATCGCAAATAAGATTAAAGAGATTGCGTGATTCTAATCTAGTTATTATAGACGATCTAATGTTTATGGCTATGGATCAGAGAGAAGCTAATCTATTCTTTCACCTGATCAATGATTTATACAACTCAGCCTCAATCGTCCTTACTTCTAATAAGGGGCCTAGTGATTGGGGAGAGTTACTTGGAGATCCAGCAATAACTACAGCTGTACTCGACAGAATTGTCCATCGAGCAGAAGTAGTCCAGCTAAGTGGTGAAAGTTACCGTATGAAAAACCGTACATCTATATTCTAG
- a CDS encoding DinB family protein has translation MKADSKTYKIKTMDGYTPQIGHLVSMMDYARYTTLDAVKGLTTEQLDYIPNKDGNSIGALLLHMAAVEFGFQIELFDKRKPNKQEIEAWGAAYQIGDKGRKTIKGYPLEFYINKLEEVRYRTLEEFKKRTDEWLYEEALWDNNVSNNYFIWFHTFEDEINHRGQIRIIKKMLPTSI, from the coding sequence ATGAAGGCAGATAGTAAGACATATAAAATAAAAACAATGGACGGTTACACACCTCAAATAGGACATTTGGTTTCAATGATGGATTATGCGAGATATACAACTCTAGATGCTGTCAAAGGATTAACGACGGAACAGTTGGATTATATACCAAACAAAGATGGTAATTCAATAGGGGCGTTATTATTACATATGGCTGCTGTAGAATTTGGATTTCAAATTGAGCTTTTTGATAAAAGAAAGCCTAATAAACAAGAAATCGAAGCATGGGGAGCAGCTTATCAAATTGGAGATAAAGGGAGAAAAACAATTAAAGGATACCCCTTGGAATTCTACATAAACAAATTAGAAGAGGTAAGATATAGAACACTGGAGGAATTTAAGAAGAGAACGGATGAATGGTTATATGAAGAAGCATTATGGGATAACAATGTATCAAATAATTACTTTATCTGGTTTCATACCTTTGAAGATGAGATAAATCATCGGGGACAAATTAGAATAATAAAGAAAATGTTACCTACTAGCATATAA